The nucleotide window CGGAACACAAACAGGCCGGAGCTTCCGATTGCGCGGCAAAGGATCCCCTAATGTTCATGGTCGCGGTACGGGTGATCAAATCATTAGCGTTCGCCTGATCACACCGAAGAAATTAAATGATCGGCAAAAGGAACTTTTGAAAGAGTTCGCTGAAGAAAGTGGCGAAGAAGTGGATGAGCACAGCAGCAATTTTTTTGACAAGGTAAAGCGTGCATTTCGCGGAGACTGACACGGTAGGCTTTCCAATTATTTTGGGAAGCCCCTTTTTAAAGAGATTATGGAGCTTGAAAAGAGTGGCGACTCGTCGTTTCGGTCGCCATGAAAGGGTGATTCACGCGCGAACTGATTGGGATTGCGCCGTGTCTGCCCAATAGCCTACAAGAGGCGGAGGTGAAAAGATATGAACTGGACCGAATACCGTATACATACAACACACGAGGCTGCTGATGCTGTCTCGCATATGCTGGCCGAGCAAGGGTCAAATGGCACGGTCGTCGAAGATGCAAAGGATCGAAATGAACGACCGAAACGACCGGACGAAATTGGACAGCCATCCGTTGGGCATTTACCGTTAGAAGGCGTTGTGTTAAAAGCCTATTTTCCCGAAAGTGCGCAAAAAGACGAAGAGATTCGAAAGGCCCTTGTTGAATTGCAACAGCGGTCAGGCTTGGATATGGAACACATGACCATCGATACCGAAATCGTAAAGGAAGAGGATTGGGAAGAAGCGTGGAAAGCATACTATAAACCGATCCGAGTCTCTCCAAACCTAATTATCACTCCCTCTTGGGAAAACGCAGAACGTGAAACGGGTGATGTCGTTGTTGAACTTGATCCGGGAATGGCTTTTGGAACAGGTGCTCATGCAACAACCATTCTTTGTTTGCAAGCCCTTGAGCGTATCGTTAATGAAGGGAACCGCGTCATCGACATAGGCACAGGATCAGGCGTACTGAGTATCGCGTCCGCTAAATTCGGAGCAACTTCCGTATTTGCTTATGATTCGGATGAATTGGCTGTTAACGTTGCGAAAGAAAATGTGGCCATCAATCAAGTGGAAGAGAAAGTAACGGTCAAGCAAAGCGATTTATTTTCAGAAACAGCAGCGAAAGGCGAAATTATCGTAGCCAACTTGCTCGCCGATATCATTATTCGGATGGCCCCGGATGTAAAACCTCATCTCTCCCCGGGCGGATATCTTCTTGTCTCCGGAATTATCGAAAATAAAAAAGATGACGTGCGTAAGGCATTGGAAAATGAAGGGTTTCAGGTTTCGGAAATGTTGGAGCAGGAGGATTGGGTGGCCATCGTGTTACAATCTTAAATGTCTTTCGGATCAACCATATAGGAAACGAGGAAATGGACATGCAACGTTACTTCGTGGAGGATGACCAGTGGACAGCAGATGCTGTCATCTTAAAAGGCGAACAGGCACACCATATTTTTCGCGTTATGCGTATGTCTCCCGGAGATGTTATCATTTGTATAAATGGGCAAGGAAAGGCGTCATATTGCCGGATCACACAGGCAGAACCGGATCGTATCAAGTGCCAAGTTGAGGAGGGGTTGTCTTCTGATACCGAACTTCCGATACATATTACCGTGGCGCAAGGTGACCTTAAAGCCGACAAATATGAATGGATCGTGCAAAAGAGTACGGAAATGGGTGCCGGTAGCATTACCGGTTTTCCGGCGGATCACTCCGTCGTCAAGTGGGACGTAAAAAAAAGTGAGAAAAAGCAAGCACGTTTTCAAAAGATTGCTCAGGAATCGGCAGAGCAATCGGAACGTTTGAAAATCCCCACGATTGAACGAAAAACCTCACTGGAAGAGGTGTTAAAAGAAGCCCATCCATATGATCATAAATGGATATTATCCGAACGAAGCGCAAGAAAAGATCATCATCATGCCATCGACGATGCGTTGCGCCAATTGCAACATTCCGATCGTATTTTACTCGTTTTCGGACCTGAAGGCGGCTTTTCAACCCGCGAACATGAAACGGCGATTGACTTAGGCTGTACGCCGGTAAGTTTGGGCGCGAGAATTTTGCGGGCGGAAACAGCGCCGGTGGCCACGCTTGCCCTTTTGGTTTATCAAGTGGAATTAAAGAGGTGAAAATATGTCTACTGTAGCTTTTCATACACTTGGATGCAAAGTGAATCATTACGAGACCGAAGCCATTTGGCAAATATTTAAACATGCAGGGTACGTACAGTCGGAAACACGAGCGGATGTATATGTGATTAACACATGTACCGTGACAAATACAGGAGATAAAAAAAGCCGGCAAGCAATTCGCCGTTGCATTCGCCAAAATCCTGATGCCGTTATTTGTGTTACCGGTTGTTATGCACAAACATCTCCGGCGGAAGTAATGGACATCCCGGGCGTCGATATCGTTGTCGGAACACAAGATCGTTCGAAAATGATCGGGTACATCGAAGATTTTAAGCAATCCCGCGAGCCAATAAATGGCGTCAGCAACATTATGAAAACGCGTGTATATGAAGAATTGGATGTGCCTGCATTTACCGACCGTACGCGAGCGAGTTTAAAAATTCAAGAAGGATGCAATAACTTCTGTACATTTTGCATCATCCCGTGGGCGCGCGGTCTATTGCGTTCCAGGCAACCGGAAGACGTGTTAAAGCAAGCCCGCCAGCTCGTCTCTGCAGGATACAAGGAGATCGTTCTTACGGGCATACACACAGCAGGTTACGGCGAGGACTTTAAAGATTATAATTTTGCCGCGCTTTTACGTGAGCTTGAGCAAGTTGAAGGATTAAAGCGGCTGCGGATCTCATCTATTGAAG belongs to Salicibibacter cibi and includes:
- the prmA gene encoding 50S ribosomal protein L11 methyltransferase, whose protein sequence is MNWTEYRIHTTHEAADAVSHMLAEQGSNGTVVEDAKDRNERPKRPDEIGQPSVGHLPLEGVVLKAYFPESAQKDEEIRKALVELQQRSGLDMEHMTIDTEIVKEEDWEEAWKAYYKPIRVSPNLIITPSWENAERETGDVVVELDPGMAFGTGAHATTILCLQALERIVNEGNRVIDIGTGSGVLSIASAKFGATSVFAYDSDELAVNVAKENVAINQVEEKVTVKQSDLFSETAAKGEIIVANLLADIIIRMAPDVKPHLSPGGYLLVSGIIENKKDDVRKALENEGFQVSEMLEQEDWVAIVLQS
- a CDS encoding 16S rRNA (uracil(1498)-N(3))-methyltransferase encodes the protein MQRYFVEDDQWTADAVILKGEQAHHIFRVMRMSPGDVIICINGQGKASYCRITQAEPDRIKCQVEEGLSSDTELPIHITVAQGDLKADKYEWIVQKSTEMGAGSITGFPADHSVVKWDVKKSEKKQARFQKIAQESAEQSERLKIPTIERKTSLEEVLKEAHPYDHKWILSERSARKDHHHAIDDALRQLQHSDRILLVFGPEGGFSTREHETAIDLGCTPVSLGARILRAETAPVATLALLVYQVELKR
- the mtaB gene encoding tRNA (N(6)-L-threonylcarbamoyladenosine(37)-C(2))-methylthiotransferase MtaB; this translates as MSTVAFHTLGCKVNHYETEAIWQIFKHAGYVQSETRADVYVINTCTVTNTGDKKSRQAIRRCIRQNPDAVICVTGCYAQTSPAEVMDIPGVDIVVGTQDRSKMIGYIEDFKQSREPINGVSNIMKTRVYEELDVPAFTDRTRASLKIQEGCNNFCTFCIIPWARGLLRSRQPEDVLKQARQLVSAGYKEIVLTGIHTAGYGEDFKDYNFAALLRELEQVEGLKRLRISSIEASQITDEVVEVVRNSETIVNHFHIPLQAGSDTVLKRMRRKYTTAYYRERVERLQAIFPDLAITTDVIVGFPGETDEEFRETYDFVRDLQFSEIHVFPYSKRTGTPAARREDQVDADVKKRRVQQLISLSDQLAKDYASKHEGEVLDMIPEETDKEDPESGMYIGYTNNYLKVKVPAVANMVGKIIRVKITKAGYPYNHGEFIRVLDDAEKTQYVQA